DNA from Bradyrhizobium japonicum USDA 6:
TCCGCCTACGAAGATCCATATGCACGTCGCTCCACTTGCCTCACGCGATTAAGGACGACGTAGGGATCCTGCGGACGCAGCTTGTCGTTCTCGTTACGATGCGCGCTGCGTTAGCAGAGCATGGTGGGTGTGATCAGCGTGAATGGCACTCGACAAAGCCGTGGCGAGTCATACGAGGCTGCCCTGCGTTCTGCGACGCCGCTCGCTTCCAGCGGAACCAGTTTTTCGCAGCTAAAGCGCGATAAGATTGGAACGAATCATCATCGCGCGTAGGACTCGCGCGACTCCGGCTTCTGTGTCGGCAGGCGAACTTGCGCTTTCTTCGCGGGAGCGGCTGTGTCGGGGAGACGAGTCATTGGGCAGCTTTTTTCTGATCCTTGCCGGTCCGGAGGCGCGCCTTCGAACCTATCGGCTGAACTGAAACCACTGTCCTCATTCCGCGGCCTAATGGGGCGCATTGGCCGTAGGCTCGAGCGATGCGCAAAAGCGGACGTTTCAGCTTCGACTAAAGTCGCGTCAGCGACACCTACTGAAGGTTTAGGACAAATATACGTATGTTTATAATGCGTTTTTTCCCCGCGCGTGCTGAGTTCGGCAGCCGATGATCGATCTTGCACACGCTATCATGCGGACCCAAGTGTTCAAGATTGCCTCATTTTTGCCTAAAATGCTATAGCTCTCCCGCCGGATAACAGGCCGGACGGTCTCAAAATGTATAGGATCAGCAGTTTCAAACGTTCAGCCCCTCAGTTGACCTTGGGCAGCATAGCGCTAGCCGCGGTTACACTGACTTGCGTGTACTTTCAGGCGCATTTCGCCGCCGCGGCGTTCGCCTATTTGTTAGTAGTCTTACTATTTTCGTTGATGGGCAGCTTCATTGCTTCATCAGCGCTTTGCATCGTCGCAATCGCTGCTCTCGCATACTACTTTGCGCCGCCGGCGTTTAGTTTACGAATCGATGATCCCCGCGATGTTCCTGTGGTTGTTGCATTTCTTATTGTCTCTGTTGTCGGAACGTACCTGATTGGAAAACTCCGCCAGGAAAGAGAGGCTGCACGTGTGGCTGCGGCCAAGCTTCAGCGGAGTGCCTCGGATTTGGAGGATCGTGAAAAACGGTGGCGCGCAATTTTCGAGCACAATCCAGCCATGTACTTCATGGTCGATGAGGCCGGCATTGTCCTCAACGTCAATACGTTGGGCGCGACACAACTGGGATTTGCTTGTGCAGAACTATTGGGCCAATCCGTGCTCGACGTATTTCTGGAGGAGGATCGCGCATTCGTCCGCAAATGCATTCAGACGTGTCTTGAGGATGTTGGACAATCGCGCACTTGGGACGTCCGGAAAGTCAGGAAGGACGGTTCTGTATTGTGGGTGCGTGAAAACGCCAAGGCCATGCTTTGGGCCGGCGACCGCCCCGTCATCCTCATGGCGTGCGAAGATATTACGGAGCGCAAGCAGACCGAGCTTGCGCTGCAGCGGAGCGAAGCGCATTTGGCTCACGCGCAGGAGTTGAGTCATACAGGCAGCTTCAGCTGGAACGCCTCTACCGGCGAGGCCTTCTGGTCTAAGGAGACATTTCGGATTTTCCAAATCGATCTTCAGACGACACCGGCGCCACAACTCGTCATTGAGCGCACGCACCCAGATGATAGGGCTTCTGTCAAAGAGATTATCGATGAAGCGATGCGAGACCTGAGGGATTTCGAGCACGAGTACCGGCTGCTGCTACCTGACGGCTCCGTGAAGCACATCCATGCGCAGGCACGAGTCACGCGAACCGCCTCTGGTGAAATTGAGTTTGTTGGGGCAGCCACCGATATTACGGCAGCTAGGCGAGCAGAACAGCAGTTGCGCCGAAGCGAGGCCTATCTGGCCGAGGCTCAGCATCTCACTCACACAGGCAGCTGGTCCTGGGACGTCCACACACGAGATTTCGTTTATCGCTCCGCTGAGGTCGACCGCCTGTTTGGCTTTAACCCACAAGAGCCGGTTTCGCTAGAGACTATTCGATCGCGCATCCATCCGGAAGACTTGCCAGGGTTGCAGGAGGTGCAGCGTCAGGCGATTGACCAGGAGCACGAACGGTTCGAATATGATTTCCGTGTTATTCTGCCAGATGGCGGGATAAGGCGCATACACTCCGTTGCACACGTTGTCGTCGGCAGCGATGGTAATGTCAGCGAGCTGATCGGAACACATATGGATGTTACCGAGCAACACGCAGCTAGGGAACGCTTGGAAAACACGCTTGTAGCGCTGCGCGAGAGCGAACAGCGCTTTCGCGACTATGCCGAGACTGCTTCCGACTGGCTCTGGGAAACCGGGCCAGATCATCGGGTCACTCACTTGTCCGAGCACACCAGCGCTGCGGGAATTTTGGCGACAGGGTTAACGGGCCTGCTTCGCTGGGACATCGCGTGCGACATGGAAGAAGAACCGGAGAAGTGGCGTCAGCATCGGGCGACGTTGCAGGCACACCTGCCGTTCCGGGATCTCATCTACCGTACCGTAAATAGGATGGGATCTCCGATCTACGTCCGCACTAGTGGCAAGCCCTTCTTCGACGGAAACGGAAATTTTTTGGGCTATCGCGGCGTCAGCACTGACATCACCGCTACCATTCGCGCTGATCAGGCCGAACAAGAGCTGCGAAAGGCACAGGCGGAGCTTGCACATGTGACGCGTGTAACGACCTTGGGAGAAATGACAACTTCTATCGCCCACGAGATAACCCAACCACTCGCCGCTATCCTCAGCAACGCCGATGCGTGCCTCGGCTGGATGGCTCGCGATGTTCCCAATCTTGCAGCCGCGCGCTCTTCAGTCGAATGGATCATAGAAGATGCAATCCGGGCAAGCGAGGTGATCCGTAGTATTCGCGCACTCGCGAAAAAGGGCGAGATCGAGATGGTGCCGCTCGACATTAATCAGGTGGTTAGGGACGTCAGCGCGCTGGTAACACGAGAGCTGGTGAGCCACCAAGTGACGTTGCGAAGCGAGTTGGCGTCTGCGCTGCCTAGGGTCCTCGGTGATCGAATTCAGCTACAACAAGTGATCATCAATCTGGTGATGAACGGAATCGAGGCCATGGACGCAGTTACAGACCGGCCGCGTGAACTTCTGATTCAATCATCTACGGACGATCTGGGGTACGTGCAGCTTTCCGTGACCGATTGCGGCGTCGGGATCGCCGAGAATGACGCGGACCGCGTCTTGGACCCCTTCTTCACCACCAAATCGAGCGGCCTAGGAATG
Protein-coding regions in this window:
- a CDS encoding PAS domain-containing protein; protein product: MYRISSFKRSAPQLTLGSIALAAVTLTCVYFQAHFAAAAFAYLLVVLLFSLMGSFIASSALCIVAIAALAYYFAPPAFSLRIDDPRDVPVVVAFLIVSVVGTYLIGKLRQEREAARVAAAKLQRSASDLEDREKRWRAIFEHNPAMYFMVDEAGIVLNVNTLGATQLGFACAELLGQSVLDVFLEEDRAFVRKCIQTCLEDVGQSRTWDVRKVRKDGSVLWVRENAKAMLWAGDRPVILMACEDITERKQTELALQRSEAHLAHAQELSHTGSFSWNASTGEAFWSKETFRIFQIDLQTTPAPQLVIERTHPDDRASVKEIIDEAMRDLRDFEHEYRLLLPDGSVKHIHAQARVTRTASGEIEFVGAATDITAARRAEQQLRRSEAYLAEAQHLTHTGSWSWDVHTRDFVYRSAEVDRLFGFNPQEPVSLETIRSRIHPEDLPGLQEVQRQAIDQEHERFEYDFRVILPDGGIRRIHSVAHVVVGSDGNVSELIGTHMDVTEQHAARERLENTLVALRESEQRFRDYAETASDWLWETGPDHRVTHLSEHTSAAGILATGLTGLLRWDIACDMEEEPEKWRQHRATLQAHLPFRDLIYRTVNRMGSPIYVRTSGKPFFDGNGNFLGYRGVSTDITATIRADQAEQELRKAQAELAHVTRVTTLGEMTTSIAHEITQPLAAILSNADACLGWMARDVPNLAAARSSVEWIIEDAIRASEVIRSIRALAKKGEIEMVPLDINQVVRDVSALVTRELVSHQVTLRSELASALPRVLGDRIQLQQVIINLVMNGIEAMDAVTDRPRELLIQSSTDDLGYVQLSVTDCGVGIAENDADRVLDPFFTTKSSGLGMGLSICRSIVEVHGGRISVVQKNGPGATFQFALPLHKEAIS